The following coding sequences lie in one Euhalothece natronophila Z-M001 genomic window:
- a CDS encoding Ycf34 family protein produces the protein MCICINCHYVDRCTTYHAVETQHEQAHLTDSPDFEPVDPTINVNIRTQEDYVEMEWDVVGCESFLQETGKWMKLRPGEPVPT, from the coding sequence ATGTGTATCTGTATTAACTGCCATTATGTCGATCGCTGCACGACTTATCATGCGGTAGAAACCCAACACGAACAAGCTCATTTGACCGATTCTCCCGACTTTGAACCCGTTGATCCCACCATTAACGTTAATATCCGCACTCAAGAAGATTATGTGGAAATGGAGTGGGATGTGGTCGGTTGTGAGAGCTTTCTCCAAGAAACAGGGAAATGGATGAAATTACGCCCCGGCGAACCCGTTCCCACCTAA
- a CDS encoding MBL fold metallo-hydrolase, producing MCADSSQNPSSASVSNIKPPRKILEGIYAFPPNRDTLGGTSYFIRANLGNILVDCPNWKEAQPFQQFCEQQGGVHWLFLTHREGMSQVRSIQSDLDCEVVVQEQEAYLLPEVSVTSFQEEIRLGDALGIWTCGYSPGSACLYVPSNGGVLFSGRHLLVDSNGNLTPIQSRKTFHWRRQLRNVKKLQTKFPPETLSYVCPGANTGFLRGKGVVKVSDQGLMTL from the coding sequence ATGTGCGCTGATTCTTCTCAAAATCCATCTTCTGCCAGTGTAAGCAATATTAAGCCCCCTCGTAAAATTTTAGAGGGAATTTATGCCTTTCCCCCCAACCGAGACACCCTCGGCGGAACTTCCTACTTCATTCGAGCCAACTTGGGCAATATTTTAGTCGATTGTCCAAACTGGAAAGAAGCACAGCCATTTCAGCAATTTTGTGAACAACAAGGCGGCGTGCACTGGTTATTTCTTACCCATCGGGAGGGGATGAGTCAAGTGCGCTCAATTCAGTCTGATTTAGACTGTGAAGTGGTAGTACAAGAACAAGAAGCCTATTTACTCCCTGAAGTGAGTGTTACCTCGTTTCAAGAAGAAATTAGATTGGGAGATGCGTTAGGAATTTGGACTTGCGGTTATTCCCCGGGTTCAGCCTGTCTTTATGTTCCGAGTAATGGTGGTGTTTTATTTTCTGGTCGCCATTTATTGGTTGATTCCAATGGAAATTTAACCCCAATTCAGAGTCGCAAAACCTTTCACTGGAGACGACAATTAAGAAATGTAAAGAAACTGCAAACCAAATTTCCCCCAGAAACCTTAAGCTATGTTTGCCCGGGGGCGAATACAGGCTTTTTACGGGGAAAAGGCGTTGTTAAGGTGAGCGATCAAGGATTAATGACGCTTTAG
- a CDS encoding site-2 protease family protein, which yields MELFLVLLLLAGFTYILVRNSAKGLTTTPVWLLWLVIMIPAITWSVWFLVMGEDEPPPPLLLIIPFIVSPLLYFWLIQKGRKDQGGEATNSNSSPQATASNQNLQATLLEQQQQQQKKPPKLLSKNEEEQLKSCFSWEFYYLQNLDYGGQAVLCRGKLRTAPDKAYYKIKKNIQEKFGDRFLVIFQESFQGKEPFFALVPNPRTKEKEETRNNDELNKPVLALSLAVITLFTTTVVGATLAGVSQEEAQSDPNLLLEGLPYALSLMWILGCHEFSHYFTAIYYNIRATLPYFIPFPFFLGTLGAFIQMKSPIPHRKALFDVGIAGPIGGFVMTVPLLLWGLSLSEIVSLTDESGLLVVESLDPRSSLLMTVLCKLALGEDFVQGTAIALHPIAIAGYIGVIVTALNLMPVGQLDGGHIVHAMYGQRTAVIIGQISRFLMLILAIIEPSFLIWAILLFFMPIFDEPALNDVSELDQVRDLLGFLSLVLLVSILLPLPATFTEFLNV from the coding sequence ATGGAATTATTCCTAGTTTTATTACTTTTAGCAGGGTTCACTTACATTCTAGTTCGCAACAGTGCTAAGGGCTTAACAACTACGCCCGTTTGGTTGCTGTGGCTAGTGATTATGATTCCTGCTATTACTTGGAGTGTGTGGTTTTTAGTGATGGGAGAGGATGAACCGCCCCCACCTTTACTGCTGATTATTCCCTTTATTGTTTCTCCTTTGCTTTATTTCTGGTTAATCCAAAAAGGAAGAAAAGATCAAGGGGGGGAAGCCACTAATTCTAACTCCTCTCCTCAAGCAACAGCTTCTAATCAAAATCTACAAGCAACTTTACTAGAACAGCAACAACAACAACAGAAAAAGCCTCCAAAACTGCTAAGTAAAAACGAAGAAGAACAATTAAAGAGTTGTTTTTCTTGGGAGTTTTATTACTTACAAAATCTTGATTATGGTGGGCAAGCTGTTTTATGTCGAGGCAAGCTAAGAACCGCTCCTGATAAGGCTTATTATAAAATTAAAAAGAATATTCAAGAGAAGTTTGGAGATCGCTTTTTAGTAATTTTTCAGGAGAGTTTTCAAGGGAAAGAGCCTTTTTTTGCTTTAGTTCCTAATCCCAGAACAAAAGAGAAAGAAGAAACGAGAAATAATGATGAATTAAATAAACCTGTATTAGCACTCTCTTTAGCTGTAATTACCCTATTTACGACAACAGTAGTTGGGGCAACTTTAGCAGGAGTTTCTCAGGAAGAGGCTCAATCTGATCCGAATTTATTATTAGAAGGATTGCCCTATGCGTTAAGCCTAATGTGGATTTTAGGATGCCACGAATTTAGCCATTATTTTACAGCAATTTACTACAATATTCGGGCAACATTACCTTATTTTATCCCCTTTCCTTTCTTTCTCGGAACGTTGGGGGCTTTTATTCAGATGAAGTCGCCAATTCCTCATCGGAAAGCATTATTTGATGTGGGAATTGCTGGCCCCATTGGGGGATTTGTGATGACAGTTCCGCTTTTACTTTGGGGACTTTCCTTATCAGAAATTGTTTCTCTAACTGATGAATCAGGGTTATTAGTGGTTGAGTCTCTTGACCCAAGATCATCGCTTTTAATGACAGTGTTGTGTAAACTAGCGTTAGGGGAAGACTTTGTGCAGGGAACAGCCATTGCTTTACATCCGATCGCGATCGCGGGTTATATTGGAGTGATTGTCACAGCCCTTAATTTAATGCCAGTGGGACAACTTGACGGTGGGCATATTGTTCATGCTATGTATGGACAGCGCACTGCTGTGATTATTGGTCAAATTTCACGGTTTTTAATGTTAATTTTAGCCATCATTGAGCCGAGTTTCTTGATTTGGGCAATTCTTCTTTTCTTTATGCCTATTTTTGATGAACCAGCATTAAATGATGTGTCGGAATTGGATCAAGTTCGAGATTTATTGGGCTTCCTTTCTTTAGTGTTATTAGTATCAATTTTATTACCTCTTCCTGCAACGTTTACAGAGTTTTTAAATGTTTAA
- the smpB gene encoding SsrA-binding protein SmpB has translation MSQENQPGGIKIVAQNRKARFLYEILETYEAGIQLIGTEVKSIRAGRVNLQDGYALIRKGEVWMINVNISPYEATGSYFNHDPKRSRKLLLHRQEINKLIGKTEQKGLTLVPLKMYLKKGLVKVQIGLAKGKKLHDKRETIKRREDQKEMQRVVKRY, from the coding sequence ATGAGCCAAGAGAATCAACCAGGAGGCATCAAAATTGTTGCCCAAAATCGCAAAGCAAGATTTCTTTATGAAATTTTAGAAACCTATGAAGCAGGGATTCAGCTTATTGGAACGGAAGTTAAATCCATTCGCGCAGGGCGTGTTAATCTCCAAGATGGTTATGCCTTAATTCGCAAGGGAGAGGTTTGGATGATTAATGTTAATATTTCTCCCTATGAGGCAACAGGGTCTTATTTTAATCATGATCCGAAACGGAGTCGGAAACTACTGTTGCATCGCCAAGAAATTAATAAACTCATTGGTAAAACCGAACAAAAAGGCTTAACTCTTGTTCCCCTCAAGATGTACCTGAAGAAAGGATTAGTTAAGGTTCAAATTGGATTAGCGAAAGGGAAGAAACTCCACGACAAACGAGAAACCATTAAACGTCGTGAAGATCAAAAAGAAATGCAACGAGTGGTTAAGCGTTACTAA
- the pgeF gene encoding peptidoglycan editing factor PgeF, with protein MVFSSTFAQPAMSNWEYHVAQGVSYFRCNLLAGFSHAFFTRDCTDYSLSELTQCLSLEAKPYRTKQVHGKIIVSPSEMPLENTKLVDGDGLCSDGEKQALWVASADCTPILIADVRRGKVGAVHAGWRGTALSILPSAIAHFLSHGSQLSDLRVALGPAISGEVYQVSEDVAIDVGKSLFPDRSSTEILEQLWQVQPSPLFPDTQGGKVRLDVRRVNYLQLQNMGFHPEQIAVSPHCTYQQPEHFFSYRRSREKAVQWSGIISNA; from the coding sequence GTGGTGTTTTCCTCAACTTTTGCTCAACCAGCCATGTCCAATTGGGAATATCATGTCGCGCAAGGTGTGTCTTATTTCAGGTGTAATTTACTGGCTGGCTTTTCTCATGCCTTCTTTACTCGCGACTGTACTGATTATTCTCTTTCTGAGTTAACCCAGTGTCTTTCTCTTGAGGCGAAACCCTACCGCACAAAACAGGTGCATGGAAAAATTATTGTTAGCCCCTCAGAAATGCCCTTAGAAAATACAAAACTTGTGGATGGCGACGGTTTATGCAGTGATGGCGAAAAACAGGCTTTATGGGTGGCAAGTGCTGACTGTACGCCGATTTTAATAGCTGATGTTAGAAGGGGAAAAGTTGGGGCGGTTCATGCAGGCTGGCGCGGAACAGCTTTATCTATTTTACCTAGCGCGATCGCGCATTTTCTCTCTCATGGTAGCCAATTATCAGACTTAAGAGTGGCTTTGGGGCCCGCGATTAGTGGAGAAGTCTATCAAGTTTCAGAAGATGTCGCCATAGACGTGGGAAAAAGTCTATTTCCTGATCGAAGTTCCACCGAAATTTTAGAACAACTTTGGCAAGTGCAACCCTCTCCCCTCTTTCCAGACACCCAAGGGGGAAAAGTGCGTTTAGATGTACGACGAGTCAACTATCTCCAACTCCAAAATATGGGCTTTCACCCTGAACAAATTGCCGTTTCTCCTCACTGTACTTATCAGCAACCAGAACATTTCTTCTCCTACCGCCGTAGTCGGGAGAAAGCTGTTCAGTGGTCGGGAATTATTAGTAACGCTTAA
- a CDS encoding translation initiation factor IF-2 — protein MGFAQLSITAIAEEYNLPVEEVFRYCQQMGIAYKNQDTCLALEDAKAVIQQILSQSHQPSGH, from the coding sequence ATGGGATTTGCTCAACTCTCGATCACTGCAATTGCTGAGGAATATAATCTTCCTGTGGAAGAAGTCTTCCGTTATTGTCAGCAGATGGGAATCGCTTATAAAAACCAAGACACCTGTCTCGCCTTGGAAGATGCAAAAGCGGTAATTCAACAAATCTTATCTCAAAGTCATCAGCCTTCTGGTCACTGA